The following coding sequences lie in one Stenotrophomonas rhizophila genomic window:
- a CDS encoding helix-turn-helix domain-containing protein: MRELDIAEVARRSGLAASALRYYEAKGLIRPMGRHGLRRVYADAVLEQLALITLGRAAGLSLQEIGTMLAVGDGTGIDRTRLAAKADALDLRIARMTVMRDGLRHAAACRAPSHLECPRFRALMRLNRPPYPPAASR; encoded by the coding sequence ATGCGCGAGCTGGATATCGCCGAGGTGGCCCGCCGCTCAGGCCTGGCCGCATCGGCACTGCGCTACTACGAAGCGAAGGGCCTGATCCGGCCGATGGGTCGGCATGGCCTGCGCCGCGTGTATGCCGATGCGGTGCTGGAGCAGTTGGCGTTGATCACGCTGGGGCGCGCAGCGGGACTGTCGCTGCAGGAGATCGGGACGATGCTGGCGGTCGGAGACGGCACCGGTATAGATCGCACGCGGCTGGCGGCCAAGGCCGATGCGCTGGACCTGCGTATCGCGCGCATGACCGTGATGCGTGACGGTTTGAGGCACGCGGCGGCGTGCCGTGCCCCCAGTCATCTGGAGTGCCCGCGCTTTCGCGCACTGATGCGGCTCAACCGGCCACCGTATCCACCAGCAGCTTCACGTTGA
- a CDS encoding response regulator, with protein MTLSPAPIGVLVVDDHPLLRDGLAALLGMQADMRLVGEAADGEEAVAQYLALRPDVVLMDLQLPRVDGVEAITRIRHHDPRARIIVLTTYRGDVRAVRALQAGASGYLLKDMLRHELIDTIRTVHGGRRAGIPATLAASIAAHVVEDSLSPRETEVLGHVAAGRSNKAIGEQMRISEQTVKAHMKNIMEKLGARDRTHAVTQALKRGIISLDDAQADGDG; from the coding sequence ATGACCCTGTCGCCCGCCCCCATCGGCGTGCTCGTTGTTGATGACCATCCCCTGCTGCGCGATGGCCTGGCGGCACTGCTTGGCATGCAGGCCGACATGCGGCTGGTGGGCGAAGCAGCCGATGGCGAAGAAGCGGTTGCCCAGTACCTGGCCCTGCGCCCGGACGTGGTGCTGATGGACCTGCAGCTGCCACGCGTGGACGGCGTGGAGGCCATCACCCGGATCCGCCACCACGACCCGCGCGCACGCATCATCGTGCTCACCACCTACCGTGGCGACGTGCGGGCAGTGCGCGCCCTGCAGGCGGGCGCCAGCGGGTACCTGCTCAAGGACATGCTGCGCCACGAGCTGATCGACACCATCCGCACCGTGCATGGCGGTCGCCGTGCCGGCATTCCCGCCACGCTGGCGGCCAGCATCGCCGCGCACGTGGTCGAAGACAGCCTGTCCCCGCGCGAAACCGAAGTACTGGGACACGTGGCCGCCGGGCGCTCGAACAAGGCGATCGGCGAGCAGATGCGCATCTCCGAGCAGACGGTGAAGGCGCACATGAAGAACATCATGGAGAAGCTGGGCGCACGCGACCGTACCCACGCGGTGACCCAGGCACTCAAGCGCGGCATCATCAGCCTGGACGATGCCCAGGCCGATGGCGACGGCTGA
- the cyoD gene encoding cytochrome o ubiquinol oxidase subunit IV, producing MSPSASETDRGGSHATLKGYIIGLLLCLVLTGASFGVVMGGWVPQPLRLTAIVVLCVVQLVAQLVLFLHIGAGRSQRENTGIFLCTAFLIAIVVAGSLWVMHNATQNMMPMQV from the coding sequence ATGAGCCCGAGCGCTTCTGAAACCGATCGCGGTGGCAGCCACGCCACCCTCAAGGGCTACATCATCGGCCTGCTGCTGTGCCTGGTGCTCACCGGCGCCTCGTTCGGCGTGGTGATGGGCGGGTGGGTGCCACAGCCGTTGCGGCTGACCGCCATCGTGGTGCTGTGCGTGGTGCAGCTGGTGGCGCAGCTGGTGCTGTTCCTGCACATCGGCGCTGGCCGCAGCCAGCGCGAGAACACCGGCATCTTCCTGTGCACGGCGTTCCTGATCGCCATTGTCGTCGCCGGTTCGTTGTGGGTCATGCACAACGCCACCCAGAACATGATGCCGATGCAGGTATGA
- a CDS encoding copper chaperone PCu(A)C yields the protein MIQRACCLGLAAVMGLAASPPATAAAGRDSASVVASETWVRLPPPAAAVAAGYVELDNGGAANRLVAASAAGFGQVQIHAMRMDGEVMRMQALPEGLPLPAGKITSLRPGGYHLMLMMPKRPLQEGQHVRVRLQFAHGDALPVEFVVRDGMGGPASQHGANR from the coding sequence ATGATCCAACGCGCGTGCTGCCTTGGCCTGGCCGCCGTGATGGGGCTGGCGGCGTCGCCGCCGGCTACCGCCGCCGCCGGGCGCGACAGCGCGTCGGTGGTGGCCAGTGAAACCTGGGTGCGATTGCCGCCGCCCGCCGCGGCCGTGGCAGCCGGCTACGTGGAGCTGGACAATGGCGGCGCCGCCAACCGCCTGGTGGCGGCCAGCGCGGCGGGCTTCGGCCAGGTGCAGATCCATGCGATGCGCATGGACGGCGAGGTCATGCGCATGCAGGCACTGCCCGAAGGCCTGCCGCTGCCGGCAGGGAAGATCACTTCGCTGCGGCCCGGCGGCTACCACCTGATGCTGATGATGCCCAAGCGCCCGCTGCAGGAGGGCCAGCACGTGCGGGTGCGCCTGCAGTTCGCCCATGGCGACGCGCTGCCCGTGGAGTTCGTGGTGCGCGATGGCATGGGTGGGCCCGCCAGCCAACACGGAGCCAACCGGTGA
- a CDS encoding SCO family protein, translating to MRGALAALLGGLLLAGCGSADAPIMGQAALDAVALQASDGRTLSIRDLRGKPTLLFFGFTHCPEVCPLSLLKAVQLKRRLGPLGESLQVVFVTIDPRRDTPAHLREYLAAFDPTFIGLSGDEAGTRAIAESLRVSYRQVGEGDAATFEHTASWFLLGADGTLQDVLGYALTDAEMDARLRAKLTVPGA from the coding sequence ATGCGCGGCGCGCTGGCGGCGTTGCTGGGCGGCCTGCTGCTGGCCGGCTGCGGCAGCGCGGACGCGCCGATCATGGGCCAGGCCGCCTTGGATGCGGTGGCATTGCAGGCCAGTGATGGGCGCACCCTTTCAATCCGGGACCTGCGTGGCAAGCCGACGTTGCTGTTCTTCGGCTTCACCCACTGCCCGGAAGTGTGTCCGTTGAGCCTGCTAAAGGCGGTGCAGCTCAAGCGCCGTCTCGGGCCGCTGGGGGAGTCGCTGCAGGTGGTATTCGTGACCATCGATCCACGGCGCGATACGCCTGCCCACCTGCGCGAGTACCTGGCCGCCTTCGATCCGACGTTCATCGGGTTGAGCGGCGATGAGGCAGGCACCCGTGCCATCGCCGAAAGCCTGCGGGTCAGCTACCGGCAGGTCGGCGAGGGCGATGCGGCGACCTTCGAACATACCGCGTCGTGGTTCCTGCTGGGCGCCGATGGCACGTTGCAGGACGTGCTGGGCTATGCGCTCACCGATGCGGAGATGGACGCCCGGCTGCGCGCGAAACTGACGGTGCCCGGCGCGTGA
- a CDS encoding MFS transporter, which produces MAAGAGFSVASIYYSQPMLGVIGPDLGAAPAATGMVPTLTQLGYALGILLLAPLGDRFDRRQLILAKAVLLALMLAGAALAGSLPTLLLASLLIGVTATMAQDVVPAAASLAPAAERGSVVGKVMTGLLLGILLSRVASGLVAQWLGWRSMFALAAVSVVLIALALARALPRFAPTTTLGYPALLGSLVALWRGQPALRRAVFAQGLLAVGFSAFWSTLALMLHSRYQVGSAVAGAFGIAGAAGALAAPLAGRWADRLGSHAVARIAILVALAGFAMLLLEAWLPRAAILPLLAVSAVVFDFGFQSALVSHQTLVYGLVPEARSRLNALLFTGVFLGMASGGALGSLALAHWGWTGVALLATGAAALSLVVRRR; this is translated from the coding sequence ATGGCGGCCGGGGCCGGCTTCTCGGTCGCCTCGATCTACTACAGCCAGCCGATGCTCGGGGTGATCGGCCCAGACCTCGGCGCCGCGCCCGCGGCCACCGGCATGGTGCCCACGCTGACCCAGCTCGGCTACGCGCTGGGGATCCTGCTGCTGGCCCCGCTGGGCGACCGCTTCGACCGGCGCCAGCTGATCCTGGCCAAGGCCGTGTTGCTGGCGCTGATGCTGGCCGGGGCCGCGCTCGCCGGCAGCCTGCCAACCCTGCTGCTGGCCAGCCTGCTGATCGGCGTGACCGCGACCATGGCCCAGGACGTGGTGCCCGCTGCGGCCAGCCTCGCACCGGCGGCCGAGCGCGGCAGCGTGGTCGGCAAGGTAATGACCGGGTTGCTGCTGGGCATCCTGCTCTCACGTGTGGCCAGCGGTCTGGTCGCGCAGTGGCTGGGGTGGCGCAGCATGTTCGCCCTGGCGGCGGTCTCGGTGGTGCTCATCGCCCTGGCACTGGCGCGCGCGTTGCCGCGGTTCGCGCCCACCACCACGTTGGGCTACCCGGCACTGCTGGGCTCGCTGGTGGCCTTGTGGCGCGGGCAACCGGCGCTGCGTCGGGCGGTGTTCGCGCAGGGGCTGCTGGCGGTGGGGTTCAGCGCGTTCTGGTCGACCCTGGCGCTGATGCTGCACAGCCGCTACCAGGTGGGCAGCGCCGTGGCCGGCGCATTCGGCATCGCCGGCGCCGCCGGTGCGCTGGCCGCGCCGCTGGCCGGGCGCTGGGCTGACCGTCTCGGCAGCCATGCGGTGGCACGTATTGCGATCCTGGTGGCGCTGGCGGGCTTTGCGATGCTGTTGCTGGAGGCATGGCTGCCACGTGCGGCGATCCTGCCGCTGCTGGCGGTCAGCGCGGTGGTGTTCGATTTCGGTTTCCAGTCGGCGCTGGTGTCGCACCAGACGCTGGTCTACGGCCTGGTGCCGGAGGCGCGCAGCCGGCTCAACGCGCTGCTGTTCACCGGGGTGTTCCTGGGCATGGCCAGCGGCGGTGCGCTCGGCAGCCTGGCACTCGCGCACTGGGGCTGGACCGGCGTGGCGTTGCTGGCCACCGGTGCGGCGGCACTGAGCCTGGTGGTGCGCCGCCGCTGA
- a CDS encoding Nramp family divalent metal transporter, protein MNASVAVPHGGHWWFRLLAFLGPGYMVSVGYMDPGNWATDIAGGAQFGYLLLSVILLSNLMAIVLQGLSARLGIATGRDLAQACRDHYSRPVTLGLWLLCEIAIIACDLAEVIGTAIALKLLFGIPLLAGAIITAIDVVLVLWLMNRGFRALEAFVIALLLVIFACFAIQIAFAAPPLQAVLGGFIPRAEVVTNPHALYLAIGIIGATVMPHNLYLHSSIVQTRAYPRTDPGRRSALRWAVTDSTIALMLALFINASILILAAAVFHAHGRTDVQEIEQAYELLAPMLGVGLASTLFAVALLASGINSTVTATLAGQIVMEGFLRLRIAPWARRLITRGIAIVPVVIVTAIYGEQGTARLLVLSQVLLSMQLPFAVIPLVRFVSDKAKMGALVAPRWLIALAWVIAAIILVLNVKLLVDTVAG, encoded by the coding sequence ATGAACGCCAGCGTCGCCGTCCCCCACGGCGGGCACTGGTGGTTCCGGCTGTTGGCGTTCCTGGGCCCGGGTTACATGGTGTCGGTGGGCTACATGGACCCGGGCAACTGGGCCACCGACATCGCCGGCGGCGCCCAGTTCGGCTACCTGCTGCTGTCGGTGATCCTGCTGTCCAACCTGATGGCCATCGTGCTGCAGGGGCTGTCGGCCCGGCTCGGCATCGCCACCGGGCGCGACCTGGCCCAGGCCTGCCGCGACCACTACTCGCGCCCAGTCACCCTGGGCCTGTGGCTGCTCTGCGAAATCGCGATCATCGCCTGCGATCTGGCCGAGGTGATCGGCACGGCCATCGCACTCAAGCTGCTGTTCGGCATTCCGCTGCTGGCCGGGGCGATCATCACCGCCATCGACGTGGTGCTGGTGCTGTGGCTGATGAACCGCGGGTTCCGTGCGCTGGAAGCGTTCGTGATCGCGCTGCTGCTGGTGATCTTTGCCTGCTTCGCGATCCAGATCGCCTTCGCCGCGCCGCCGCTGCAGGCCGTGCTCGGCGGCTTCATTCCCCGCGCCGAGGTGGTCACCAACCCGCATGCGCTGTACCTGGCCATCGGGATCATCGGCGCCACGGTGATGCCGCACAACCTGTATCTGCATTCGTCCATCGTGCAGACCCGCGCCTACCCGCGCACCGACCCCGGCCGTCGCAGCGCGCTGCGCTGGGCAGTGACCGACAGCACCATCGCCTTGATGCTGGCGTTGTTCATCAATGCTTCGATTCTGATCCTGGCCGCAGCGGTCTTCCACGCGCACGGTCGCACCGATGTGCAGGAGATCGAGCAGGCCTACGAACTGCTGGCGCCCATGCTCGGCGTGGGACTGGCCTCGACCTTGTTCGCGGTCGCCCTGCTCGCCTCGGGCATCAACTCCACCGTGACCGCCACGCTGGCCGGGCAGATCGTGATGGAGGGCTTCCTGCGCCTGCGCATCGCCCCGTGGGCACGCCGCCTGATCACCCGCGGCATCGCGATCGTGCCGGTGGTGATCGTCACCGCGATCTATGGCGAACAGGGCACCGCGCGGCTGCTGGTGCTCAGCCAGGTGCTGCTGTCGATGCAGTTGCCCTTCGCGGTGATTCCGCTGGTGCGGTTCGTGTCGGACAAGGCGAAGATGGGCGCGTTGGTCGCGCCACGCTGGCTGATCGCGCTGGCGTGGGTGATCGCCGCGATCATCCTGGTGCTCAACGTGAAGCTGCTGGTGGATACGGTGGCCGGTTGA
- a CDS encoding class I SAM-dependent methyltransferase: MTDTPQHALWNGPSGEVWVEAQALLDGMFAPLAEQLAGAVPAGQPAHVLDVGCGTGAVCLAIAARLGEGGHCSGVDISAPMIARAVERAAAAGLQIDFAVGDAQRHRFAPARLDRIVSRFGVMFFDDPVQAFANLLQATRSGGTLHALAWRSAAENPFLTTAERAAAPLLALPPRTADGPGQFAFADRQHVLDILADGGWRDIEVTAVDQVCSIRTADLHRYVSLLGPVGGMLRDPQIDAALRTRVLQVVEQAFAPFVQGDRVEFVAACWALRAVAP; this comes from the coding sequence ATGACCGATACCCCTCAACACGCCCTCTGGAACGGCCCCTCCGGCGAGGTATGGGTGGAGGCACAAGCGCTGCTGGACGGCATGTTCGCGCCGCTGGCCGAACAGCTTGCGGGGGCTGTTCCGGCAGGCCAGCCCGCACATGTACTGGACGTGGGCTGCGGCACCGGTGCGGTGTGCCTGGCCATCGCCGCCCGGCTCGGCGAAGGCGGCCACTGCAGTGGCGTGGACATCTCCGCGCCGATGATCGCCCGTGCGGTGGAACGCGCCGCCGCGGCGGGTCTGCAGATCGACTTCGCGGTGGGCGATGCGCAGCGGCACCGCTTTGCGCCGGCCCGCCTGGATCGCATCGTCTCGCGCTTCGGGGTGATGTTCTTCGACGACCCGGTGCAGGCTTTCGCCAACCTGCTTCAGGCCACGCGCAGCGGCGGCACGTTGCATGCGCTGGCCTGGCGCAGTGCCGCCGAGAACCCGTTCCTGACCACCGCCGAACGCGCCGCCGCGCCCTTGCTGGCGCTGCCCCCGCGCACGGCCGACGGCCCGGGGCAGTTCGCCTTCGCCGATCGTCAGCATGTGCTCGACATCCTGGCCGACGGTGGCTGGCGCGATATCGAGGTGACGGCGGTGGACCAGGTCTGCAGCATCCGCACCGCCGACCTGCACCGGTACGTGTCGTTGCTGGGGCCGGTGGGTGGGATGCTGCGCGATCCGCAGATCGACGCGGCGCTGCGTACGCGGGTGCTGCAGGTGGTGGAGCAGGCCTTTGCCCCGTTCGTGCAGGGCGACCGCGTTGAATTCGTCGCCGCCTGCTGGGCGCTGCGCGCGGTGGCACCCTGA
- a CDS encoding MFS transporter, translating into MSTAGATAPRSDAVLLLASAGCALTVLDTNVVGVVLPTIARDLSASFADIEWVVSAYVLCFASLLLPAGTLADRIGRRRLYLIGLVLFALTSVACGLAAQAGALYLARAGQGAAAAFMLAPALSLIGHAHQDPARRARAWAIWGAIMGLTMVLAPLIGGAIATWLGWRWAFHINLPLCLLLAAMSGRFVPESRDPVRRRIDVAGVVLFAGSMLSWTWALIRGPVQGWTSIAVLPWLVSGVVLGAAFIRVEQRRAQPMLDLRLFRIPALVGAVIAMFAYAAAVQVMASLLPLLLQNVRGDSVLLAGLHMLPFALAMLLLPFLGRRLGAHWDTGKILALGLGVAVLGNLGIALSLWQHSGPGLLVAMAVLGSGGGLLNGETQKAIMSVIPPDRAGMASGISTTARFSGILIGFATLGAVLSSHVRAAAEARLAAAGHPVSPALLERVVVGELSTSTDALGVLARAAYAQGAGYAFVAAALMALLAMLVTRWLMRLPPR; encoded by the coding sequence ATGAGCACTGCCGGAGCTACAGCGCCACGCAGCGATGCCGTGCTGCTGCTGGCATCGGCCGGCTGCGCGCTGACGGTGCTGGACACCAATGTGGTCGGGGTGGTGCTGCCCACCATCGCACGCGACCTGTCGGCGTCGTTCGCGGACATCGAGTGGGTGGTCAGCGCCTACGTGCTGTGCTTTGCCTCGCTGCTGCTGCCCGCCGGCACCCTGGCCGACCGCATCGGTCGGCGGCGCCTGTATCTGATCGGCCTGGTGCTGTTCGCGCTCACCTCGGTGGCCTGCGGGTTGGCAGCGCAGGCGGGTGCGCTGTACCTGGCGCGGGCCGGGCAGGGTGCGGCGGCGGCGTTCATGCTGGCCCCGGCGCTGTCGCTGATCGGCCATGCCCACCAGGACCCTGCGCGACGCGCACGGGCCTGGGCGATATGGGGCGCGATCATGGGCCTGACCATGGTGCTGGCCCCGTTGATCGGTGGGGCGATTGCCACCTGGTTGGGCTGGCGGTGGGCCTTCCACATCAATCTGCCGTTGTGCCTGCTGCTGGCGGCGATGAGCGGGCGTTTCGTGCCCGAATCGCGCGACCCCGTGCGCCGTCGCATCGATGTGGCCGGCGTGGTGCTGTTCGCCGGCAGCATGCTGTCGTGGACGTGGGCACTGATCCGCGGCCCGGTGCAAGGCTGGACCAGCATCGCCGTACTGCCGTGGCTGGTGTCCGGCGTGGTGCTGGGAGCCGCCTTCATCCGCGTTGAGCAGCGCCGCGCCCAGCCGATGCTGGACCTGCGCCTGTTCCGGATACCGGCGCTGGTGGGCGCGGTGATCGCGATGTTCGCCTACGCCGCCGCGGTGCAGGTGATGGCGTCGCTGCTGCCGTTGCTGCTGCAGAACGTGCGCGGCGACAGCGTGCTGCTGGCCGGCCTGCACATGCTGCCGTTCGCGCTGGCGATGCTGCTGCTGCCGTTCCTTGGCCGGCGTCTGGGCGCGCACTGGGATACGGGAAAGATCCTCGCGCTGGGGTTGGGCGTGGCCGTGCTCGGCAACCTGGGCATCGCGCTGTCGTTGTGGCAGCACAGCGGGCCGGGGCTGTTGGTGGCCATGGCGGTGCTGGGCAGTGGCGGCGGCCTGCTCAACGGTGAAACGCAGAAGGCGATCATGAGCGTGATTCCCCCGGACCGCGCCGGCATGGCCTCGGGCATCAGCACCACCGCGCGCTTCTCCGGCATCCTGATCGGGTTTGCGACGTTGGGGGCGGTGCTGTCCAGCCATGTGCGGGCCGCCGCCGAAGCCCGCTTGGCCGCGGCCGGCCACCCGGTCTCGCCGGCGTTGCTGGAACGGGTGGTGGTGGGCGAGTTGTCGACGTCGACGGATGCGCTGGGTGTGCTGGCACGCGCGGCCTATGCGCAGGGCGCCGGCTACGCGTTCGTCGCCGCCGCACTGATGGCCCTGCTGGCGATGCTGGTGACGCGGTGGTTGATGCGCCTGCCGCCCCGCTGA
- a CDS encoding LysR family transcriptional regulator, with translation MTIPTSAAGADRIDLLRTFVRIVESGSLSAAAVQLGTTQPTVSRRLQALERLFGLQLLKRSTHRMTLTDDGERCFVHAQSLVADWEAIQADLRGEVDVPRGRLRVVVPHAFGQAQLLEPMLQFLARYPQVTLEWMLEDRHPDFIAEGIDCAIRVGAVDAPHLVAVPLAEVPRIAVAAPALVGTADVRDPALPGTLPWIALTTYYRERVTLLAADGGPALQVDIQPRLLTDNLFVVRQAALAGLGAAVVSAWLVSDELRAGRLLRLLPEREAPPLPVHLVYPSARQIPSRLRAFIDAMKACLPHTHGMRVPPPPPR, from the coding sequence ATGACCATCCCAACCAGCGCCGCCGGTGCCGATCGGATCGACCTGCTGCGCACCTTCGTGCGCATCGTTGAAAGTGGCAGCCTGTCGGCGGCTGCCGTGCAGCTGGGCACCACCCAGCCCACCGTGAGCCGCCGCCTGCAGGCGCTGGAGCGGCTGTTCGGCCTGCAGCTGCTCAAACGGTCCACTCACCGCATGACGCTCACCGACGACGGCGAACGCTGCTTTGTGCATGCGCAGTCGCTGGTAGCTGACTGGGAGGCGATCCAGGCCGACCTGCGCGGCGAAGTGGACGTGCCGCGCGGGCGCCTGCGCGTGGTGGTGCCGCATGCCTTCGGGCAGGCCCAGCTGCTGGAGCCGATGCTGCAGTTCCTGGCGCGCTACCCGCAGGTCACCCTGGAGTGGATGCTGGAAGACCGCCATCCCGACTTCATCGCCGAGGGCATCGACTGCGCGATCCGGGTGGGGGCGGTGGACGCCCCGCACCTGGTCGCGGTGCCGCTGGCCGAAGTGCCGCGTATCGCGGTGGCCGCGCCGGCCCTGGTCGGCACGGCCGATGTGCGCGACCCGGCGTTGCCGGGCACGCTGCCATGGATCGCGCTGACCACGTACTACCGCGAGCGCGTCACCCTGCTGGCGGCCGATGGGGGTCCGGCGCTGCAGGTCGACATCCAGCCGCGGCTGCTCACCGACAACCTGTTCGTGGTGCGCCAGGCGGCGCTGGCCGGGTTGGGCGCGGCGGTGGTGTCGGCGTGGCTGGTCAGCGATGAGCTGCGCGCGGGCCGGTTGCTGCGCCTGCTGCCCGAGCGCGAAGCACCGCCGCTGCCCGTGCACCTGGTGTACCCGTCTGCCCGGCAGATTCCGAGCCGGCTGCGGGCCTTCATCGATGCGATGAAAGCCTGCCTGCCACACACCCACGGCATGCGCGTCCCGCCCCCTCCCCCGCGTTGA
- the cyoC gene encoding cytochrome o ubiquinol oxidase subunit III, which translates to MSGDTLTAATQHGQLAGGHHDHAHEHHDDGSKTVVGFWMYLMGDCLIFAVLFATFGVLLNGTADGPSGKELFKLGFVLSETVVLLLSSFTFGLAMLGLQANKRNQVVGWLATTGLLGAVFIGMELYEFAELIHEGATPDVSAYLSAYFTLVATHGLHVTFGLLWLAIMIHQVLKFGLDGIVRRRLACLSLFWHFLDLIWICVFTFVYLREFV; encoded by the coding sequence ATGAGTGGCGATACCCTGACCGCTGCCACGCAGCACGGGCAGCTCGCGGGCGGTCATCACGACCACGCCCATGAGCACCACGACGACGGCAGCAAGACCGTCGTCGGGTTCTGGATGTACCTGATGGGCGACTGCCTGATCTTCGCGGTGCTGTTTGCCACCTTCGGGGTGCTGCTCAACGGCACCGCCGACGGTCCGTCGGGCAAGGAACTGTTCAAGCTGGGCTTCGTGCTGTCTGAAACGGTGGTGCTGCTGTTGAGCAGCTTCACCTTCGGCCTGGCGATGCTGGGTCTGCAGGCCAACAAGCGCAACCAGGTGGTGGGCTGGCTGGCCACCACCGGGCTGCTCGGTGCGGTGTTCATCGGCATGGAACTGTATGAGTTCGCCGAGCTGATCCATGAAGGCGCCACCCCCGACGTGAGCGCCTACCTCTCGGCGTACTTCACCCTGGTGGCCACCCACGGCCTGCACGTCACCTTCGGCCTGCTGTGGCTGGCGATCATGATCCACCAGGTGCTGAAGTTCGGCCTGGACGGCATCGTCCGCCGCCGCCTGGCCTGCCTGAGCCTGTTCTGGCACTTCCTGGACCTGATCTGGATCTGTGTCTTCACCTTCGTCTACCTGCGGGAGTTCGTATGA